A window of Lacibacter sediminis contains these coding sequences:
- a CDS encoding class I SAM-dependent methyltransferase, which translates to MTQKRTAPIMNLQLMSYANCPVCKNESIKPVQTAKDHTVSGETFTIAECGMCGLRYTLNAPSEDKIGPYYQSSAYISHSNTKKGVINFLYHIARFFTMMSKEKLVKKASKRQVGMLLDIGSGTGTFAHTMERAGWNVVGLEPDPEARKQAIKKYNCDIYPSDELFRLPEQTYSVITMWHVLEHVHQLDEYVDRIKDLLAPTGKLIIAVPNYTSKDAAIYKEFWASYDVPRHLYHFSPNSMRMLMKRNGMRVIGTRRMWLDSFYISLLSEKYKKGFFLKGIWNGLVSNFNALLHKEQCSSLVYVIERED; encoded by the coding sequence ATGACCCAGAAACGAACTGCTCCAATCATGAATCTTCAGCTGATGAGTTATGCCAACTGCCCGGTCTGTAAAAATGAATCCATCAAACCTGTACAAACTGCAAAAGATCACACGGTAAGTGGTGAAACATTCACGATCGCTGAGTGTGGTATGTGCGGTTTGAGATATACGTTAAATGCCCCTTCAGAAGATAAGATCGGTCCTTATTATCAATCTTCCGCTTACATTTCGCATAGTAATACGAAGAAGGGCGTGATCAACTTTCTTTACCATATTGCACGTTTTTTTACCATGATGTCGAAAGAGAAACTGGTAAAAAAGGCTTCCAAACGCCAGGTGGGGATGTTGCTTGATATCGGCAGCGGTACCGGAACATTTGCACATACAATGGAAAGAGCCGGCTGGAACGTGGTTGGTCTTGAACCTGATCCCGAGGCAAGAAAGCAAGCCATCAAGAAATACAACTGTGATATTTATCCTTCTGATGAATTGTTTCGTTTACCTGAACAAACTTACAGCGTAATCACTATGTGGCATGTGCTGGAGCATGTGCATCAGTTAGATGAGTATGTTGACCGGATAAAAGACTTACTGGCACCAACAGGTAAGCTCATTATTGCTGTTCCTAATTATACAAGCAAAGATGCGGCGATCTATAAAGAATTCTGGGCGAGTTATGATGTGCCGAGGCATCTGTATCATTTCTCTCCAAATTCCATGCGCATGCTTATGAAACGCAATGGTATGCGGGTAATTGGTACAAGACGCATGTGGCTTGATAGTTTTTACATTTCACTGCTCAGTGAAAAGTATAAGAAGGGTTTTTTCTTAAAAGGTATCTGGAATGGTCTTGTGTCGAACTTTAATGCATTGCTGCATAAAGAACAATGCAGTTCACTTGTTTATGTAATTGAAAGGGAAGATTAA
- a CDS encoding DUF4229 domain-containing protein: MVELVLRYLSFQKRVSLQGIGTFSVEHLPARLDFPNRLLYAPEFILHYSSSVTGTDEQFEHWLQKELNVDREEVKTLQQNLSTEFQRTLSEKGEMTLNGLGVFTKDEQKLLHFSSLYEAVKGNPVTAEKIIRKNTSHSILVGEQEKTSEEMTELLTGVKRKPLNLWWMIVLALFLSAIISILLFANYSPQWSKQGNNQKLKLNEAPPLHKIQ; encoded by the coding sequence ATGGTTGAACTGGTATTACGCTATCTTTCTTTTCAAAAAAGGGTTTCTTTACAGGGAATCGGTACGTTTTCGGTTGAGCACCTGCCTGCCCGGCTCGATTTCCCAAACCGGCTGTTGTATGCGCCGGAATTTATACTTCATTATTCTTCTTCCGTTACCGGAACTGATGAGCAATTTGAGCATTGGCTTCAAAAAGAGTTGAATGTAGACAGGGAAGAGGTAAAAACATTACAGCAAAACCTATCAACTGAATTTCAACGTACATTATCTGAAAAAGGGGAAATGACCTTGAACGGACTTGGCGTTTTTACAAAAGATGAGCAGAAATTGCTTCATTTTTCGTCGCTTTATGAGGCGGTAAAGGGAAATCCCGTAACTGCAGAGAAAATAATTCGTAAGAATACTTCGCATTCCATACTGGTAGGTGAGCAGGAAAAAACAAGCGAAGAGATGACGGAATTACTGACGGGTGTTAAGAGAAAACCCCTCAATCTTTGGTGGATGATTGTGCTGGCATTGTTCTTGTCGGCTATAATAAGTATTTTGCTATTCGCTAATTATTCACCGCAATGGAGCAAACAGGGAAATAACCAGAAGCTGAAGCTGAACGAAGCGCCGCCATTGCATAAAATTCAATAA